One stretch of Daphnia pulicaria isolate SC F1-1A chromosome 6, SC_F0-13Bv2, whole genome shotgun sequence DNA includes these proteins:
- the LOC124342714 gene encoding homeobox protein Nkx-2.3-like → MLCDQQMATSFSVRDILEFDDGDGMIGNEVSPGPIATATATTDPLLLEPIMVANPSDATANAAGYYANYWLENNGNNNNMMADNRMMMPMEEQQNAPTYIALQQHGHHHIQPLPHQQQQHPAIDPAHYDYSYNYMSYDCPAVAEEFSRFREEDETKLAATQQRINPAVSRPLTTSHHVQQLSHLCPPFSEQDVGCGNSMEIATNKIKSNRILAAKPENNFSKKGSAGSESISANQRTKRLKRKPRVLFSQAQVYELERRFKQQRYLSAPEREHLSLVLKLTPTQVKIWFQNRRYKCKRQLSDKPLDSSNSIATSPEPGTATTPIRKMAEDSMISSSGVVGTPSEAEESILYQHSANDPLQQQQQHPVLPPYSTLYNHQQHPSSSAYSNNVPSSYHHHQDMGYSGAPAESAGYYLMGGGNAGNSGVVAGQNFHQHSFSSSVRAW, encoded by the exons atgttgtgCGATCAGCAAATGGCGACGTCGTTTAGTGTCCGGGATATTTTGGAATTCGACGACGGTGATGGAATGATCGGCAACGAAGTCAGTCCGGGACCCATAGCGACCGCCACCGCAACAACCGATCCGCTGTTGCTCGAGCCGATCATGGTGGCCAATCCGTCGGATGCGACGGCCAATGCCGCCGGTTACTACGCCAATTACTGGCTGGAGAACAacggtaacaacaacaacatgatgGCCGATAACCGGATGATGATGCCGATGGAAGAACAGCAAAACGCTCCGACTTACATTGCCTTACAACAACACGGACACCATCACATCCAGCCGCTTccgcaccaacaacaacaacacccagCTATTGATCCAGCCCATTACGATTATTCGTACAACTACATGAGTTACGACTGTCCAGCAGTGGCGGAAGAATTCAGTCGGTTcagagaagaagacgaaactaAATTGGCCGCCACTCAGCAGAGAATCAATCCAGCAGTTAGCAGACCTCTGACGACTTCTCACCACGTCCAGCAGCTCTCCCACCTCTGCCCGCCGTTTTCGGAGCAGGACGTCGGATGCGGAAATTCAATGGAAATCGCCaccaacaaaatcaaatccaaCC GAATCCTAGCGGCTAAACCGGAAAACAATTTCAGTAAAAAGGGAAGCGCAGGTAGCGAATCAATTAGCGCAAATCAAAGAACAAAGCGCCTGAAGCGCAAACCTCGAGTTCTGTTTTCTCAG GCCCAGGTGTATGAACTGGAGCGGAGATTCAAGCAACAACGTTACCTATCGGCGCCAGAGCGCGAACACCTTTCTTTGGTGCTCAAATTAACACCCACTCAg gTCAAGATTTGGTTCCAGAACCGCCGCTATAAATGTAAACGTCAGTTAAGCGACAAGCCGTTAGACTCGTCCAATAGCATCGCAACATCACCGGAACCCGGAACGGCTACTACGCCAATCCGGAAGATGGCTGAAGACTCGATGATATCTTCGTCTGGCGTAGTTGGCACTCCATCCGAAGCGGAAGAATCCATTTTGTACCAGCACTCAGCAAACGATCctctccagcaacaacaacaacacccggTGCTTCCACCTTACTCCACCTTGTACAACCACCAACAGCATCCATCGTCTTCTGCGTACAGTAATAACGTGCCGTCGTCTTACCATCACCATCAAGACATGGGTTATTCCGGAGCACCTGCCGAATCCGCTGGCTATTACCTGATGGGCGGCGGCAATGCCGGAAATAGCGGAGTTGTAGCTGGCCAGAATTTCCACCAGCACAGTTTCTCTTCGAGTGTTCGAGCGTGGTAA
- the LOC124342812 gene encoding putative defense protein 3 isoform X1 encodes MSFSKIVALPVICLYILFTFSIGNQVSGTPTGAPAAACSTMTPDHGVPPQTSASPYVTIPTLVLDESVRLTLLVNSTGISTFKGFLVMAFDNSLGDTAAPIGTFSEIVEETPAITPANYLNCLSGSKNAATHTNNIEKVIVNLLWVPPSGFVGNVVFKTTFVRNVTTFWVKTLSDVISVSSTTTTITPSTTTTPSTTTTPSTTTTPSTTPSTTTTPSTTPSITTTPSTTPSITTTPLTTTTPAGAPQLAPWIGTIFLALVTFMLASSA; translated from the exons ATGTCATTTAGCAAAATCGTGGCTTTGCCAGTCATATGTCTGTACATTTTGTTCACGTTTTCCATCGGGAATCAGGTAAGCGGCACCCCAACTGGTGCACCTGCCGCAGCCTGTAGTACTATGACTCCAGATCATGGTGTACCTCCGCAAACTAGCGCATCGCCTTACGTCACGATTCCAACG CTAGTGCTAGATGAATCTGTCCGATTGACTCTGCTGGTCAACTCAACCGGAATTTCGACATTCAAAG gtTTCCTGGTAATGGCATTCGATAATTCATTGGGTGACACCGCTGCACCGATTGGTACATTCAGCGAAATTGTGGAGGAGACACCTGCGATCACGCCAGCAAATTACCTGAATTGCCTAAGTGgctcaaaa AATGCAGCCACACACACTAACAATATAGAGAAAGTGATCGTCAATCTTTTATGGGTTCCTCCTTCAGGATTTGTCGGGAATGTTGTCTTCAA GACGACTTTCGTTCGAAATGTCACAACGTTTTGGGTGAAGACCTTGTCGGACGTTATATCCGTTTCTTCTACTACAACTACTATAACTCCTTCAACTACTACAACTCCTTCAACTACTACAACTCCTTCAACTACTACAACTCCTTCGACTACTCCTTCAACTACTACAACTCCTTCGACTACTCCTTCGATTACTACAACTCCTTCGACTACTCCTTCGATTACTACAACTCCTTTGACTACCACAACACCG GCGGGAGCCCCTCAGCTGGCTCCGTGGATTGGAACAATCTTTTTGGCTCTAGTCACCTTTATGTTGGCTTCGTCAGCATAA
- the LOC124342812 gene encoding putative defense protein 3 isoform X2, whose translation MSFSKIVALPVICLYILFTFSIGNQVSGTPTGAPAAACSTMTPDHGVPPQTSASPYVTIPTLVLDESVRLTLLVNSTGISTFKGFLVMAFDNSLGDTAAPIGTFSEIVEETPAITPANYLNCLSGSKNAATHTNNIEKVIVNLLWVPPSGFVGNVVFKTTFVRNVTTFWVKTLSDVISVSSTTTTTPLTTTTPAGAPQLAPWIGTIFLALVTFMLASSA comes from the exons ATGTCATTTAGCAAAATCGTGGCTTTGCCAGTCATATGTCTGTACATTTTGTTCACGTTTTCCATCGGGAATCAGGTAAGCGGCACCCCAACTGGTGCACCTGCCGCAGCCTGTAGTACTATGACTCCAGATCATGGTGTACCTCCGCAAACTAGCGCATCGCCTTACGTCACGATTCCAACG CTAGTGCTAGATGAATCTGTCCGATTGACTCTGCTGGTCAACTCAACCGGAATTTCGACATTCAAAG gtTTCCTGGTAATGGCATTCGATAATTCATTGGGTGACACCGCTGCACCGATTGGTACATTCAGCGAAATTGTGGAGGAGACACCTGCGATCACGCCAGCAAATTACCTGAATTGCCTAAGTGgctcaaaa AATGCAGCCACACACACTAACAATATAGAGAAAGTGATCGTCAATCTTTTATGGGTTCCTCCTTCAGGATTTGTCGGGAATGTTGTCTTCAA GACGACTTTCGTTCGAAATGTCACAACGTTTTGGGTGAAGACCTTGTCGGACGTTATATCCGTTTCTTCTACTAC TACTACAACTCCTTTGACTACCACAACACCG GCGGGAGCCCCTCAGCTGGCTCCGTGGATTGGAACAATCTTTTTGGCTCTAGTCACCTTTATGTTGGCTTCGTCAGCATAA
- the LOC124342703 gene encoding beta-1,4-mannosyltransferase egh-like yields MALLHLGNILLLFGITAIFIHYGSNFGSHSDNGSPQSFKSSWEVYGWFSLVLYLCQYLALLALPQAVFNFLGFILFNPFPADPQIKKSIKLPDSVPFICFRVVTRGDYSDLVQNNVQKNIDTCLNVGLQNFIVEVVADRSISLNSSQHACEVVVPVDYQTKSGAMFKARALQYCLEKGVNRLNDDDWVVHLDEETVLTASSVKGIINFVCNGKHKFGQGLITYAHGKIVNQFTTLCDTLRVAEDMGKIQFQLRVLRMPILGWKGSFVVSHLGSERKVSFDNGLDSSVAEDTYFGIRAASLGYSFDFIQGDMHEQSPFTLMDFLQQRKRWLQGLLLVAHSSYIPFRYRFLLGVSVYSWITMPLTTANLFLKPVCPIAVPHIVDISVSFIGGVWMFLYIYGTCRSFSIARLGIFKFLLLLMAGVFVTPFKVVVENIAVIWGLLTPKHKFFVVKKDLNAICVI; encoded by the exons ATGGCTTTACTTCatttaggaaatatattactGCTATTTGGTATTACTGCCATTTTCATCCATTATGGATCAAATTTTGGATCTCATTCTGATAATGGTTCTCCACAATCATTTAAGAGCTCATGGGAAGTATATGGCTGGTTCTCATTAGTTCTCTACTTATGCCAGTATTTGGCACTTCTGGCCTTACCTCAAgctgttttcaattttctggGATTCATTTTATTCAATCCATTTCCAGCTGATCCCCAAATTAAG AAATCTATTAAATTGCCTGACTCAGTTCCTTTTATATGTTTCCGTGTTGTGACTAGAGGAGATTACTCTGATCTAGTACAAAACAATGTacaaaaaaacattgacaCCTGTTTGAATGTGGGACTTCAGAATTTTATTGTTGAAGTAGTAGCTGATAGATCAATATCACTAAATTCTTCACAGCATGCTTGTGAAGTGGTTGTACCTGTTGATTACCAGACTAAATCTGGAGCGATGTTTAAAGCTAGAGCACTACAATACTGTCTGGAGAAAGGG GTAAATCGACTGAACGATGATGACTGGGTAGTTCATCTTGATGAAGAGACTGTTTTGACTGCCAGTAGTGTAAAGGGTATTATCAATTTTGTTTGTAATGGCAAGCACAAGTTTGGCCAAGGGTTGATTACCTATGCGCATGGAAAG atAGTTAATCAGTTCACTACATTGTGCGATACACTTCGAGTTGCTGAGGACATGGGAAAGATTCAATTCCAACTCCGGGTTTTACGAATGCCGATTCTAGGCTGGAAAGGATCGTTTGTCGTTTCTCAT ttggGGTCAGAACGTAAGGTGTCCTTCGACAATGGCCTTGACAGTTCTGTAGCTGAAGACACGTATTTTGGCATCCGCGCTGCTAGCCTGGgctattcttttgattttattcaaGGTGACATGCACGAACAATCTCCGTTCACTTTGATGGATTTTTTACAACAGAGAAAGCGCTGGCTTCAGGGGCTTTTACTAGTCGCTCACTCATCCTACATTCCTTTTAG ATATCGATTTTTATTGGGGGTAAGTGTTTATTCCTGGATTACCATGCCTTTGACGACCGccaatctttttttgaaaccGGTATGCCCCATTGCCGTTCCACAC ATCGTCGATATTTCCGTGTCTTTTATCGGTGGAGTATGGATGTTCCTGTACATTTATGGTACGTGTCGATCCTTCAGTATTGCTCGCCTCGGTATCTTCAAATTCCTTTTGCTCCTAATGGCTGGAGTGTTTGTTACACCTTTTAAAGTTGTAGTGGAAAATATTGCAGTTATATGGGGTTTGTTGACACCCAAGCACAAGTTTTTTGTGGTGAAAAAAGACCTTAATGCAATTTGTGTGATATGA
- the LOC124342899 gene encoding mitochondrial pyruvate carrier 1-like, whose translation MAAKRAINYLTNKEMREYLTSTHFWGPVANWGIPIAAIADSGKDVSLISGKMTLALTLYSMIFMRFAWKVQPRNLLLFGCHFTNSGAQMFQGYRFLKHKYSQEKEETS comes from the exons ATGGCTGCCAAACGcgcaattaattatttgacgaATAAAGAAATGCGGGAGTATTTGACAAG cacaCATTTTTGGGGACCTGTGGCAAATTGGGGAATTCCTATTGCAGCTATTGCTGATTCCGGCAAGGATGTTTCACTGATTAGTGGGAAAATGACTCTTg CCCTCACACTATACTCAATGATTTTTATGAGATTTGCTTGGAAAGTCCAGCCTCGCAACTTGCTTCTGTTTggttgtcattttacaaattctGGTGCACAAATGTTTCAAGGCTACAGATTTCTAAAGCACAAGTATagtcaagaaaaagaggaaacttCATAG